The Triticum aestivum cultivar Chinese Spring chromosome 7B, IWGSC CS RefSeq v2.1, whole genome shotgun sequence genome window below encodes:
- the LOC123161386 gene encoding peroxidase 1-like: protein MAVRYLLLPLALLALAATSAAVAQLEIGFYRKTCPDAEKIVRGEMAKIIAAAPSLAGPLLRLHFHDCFVRGCDASVLLESTDGNMAEKDAKPNKSLRGFGSVERVKAKLEAACPGIVSCADVLTLMSRDAVVLAKGPSWPVALGRRDGRVSRATEASKELPPASGDVPLLAKIFASKGLDLKDLVVLSGAHTLGTAHCPSFADRLYNGTGENDAYGLVDPSLDSEYADKLRLKCKSVDDRTMLSEMDPGSFKTFDTSYYRHVAKRRGLFRSDAALLFDNTTRDYVQRIATGMFDGEFFKDFSASMIKMGDVDVVTGAEGEIRKKCYAPN from the exons ATGGCGGTCAGGTATTTGCTGCTCCCTCTGGCCCTGCTGGCTCTCGCAGCTACCTCGGCTGCGGTGGCTCAGCTGGAGATCGGCTTCTACAGAAAAACATGCCCGGACGCCGAGAAGATCGTCCGCGGGGAGATGGCCAAGATCATCGCCGCTGCGCCCAGCCTCGCCGGCCCGCTCCTCCGTCTCCATTTTCACGACTGCTTCGTCAGG GGTTGTGACGCCTCTGTCCTGCTGGAATCGACCGACGGCAACATGGCGGAGAAGGACGCCAAGCCGAATAAGAGCCTGCGAGGGTTCGGCTCCGTCGAGCGCGTGAAGGCCAAGCTCGAGGCCGCGTGCCCGGGTATCGTCTCCTGCGCTGACGTCCTTACCCTCATGTCCCGTGACGCCGTCGTGCTGGCCAAGGGTCCGTCCTGGCCGGTGGCTTTGGGCAGGAGAGACGGCAGAGTGTCCAGGGCCACGGAGGCTAGCAAAGAGCTGCCCCCGGCCTCCGGCGATGTCCCTCTGCTCGCCAAGATCTTCGCCTCCAAGGGCCTCGACCTCAAGGACCTCGTCGTCCTCTCCGGCGCCCACACGCTCGGCACGGCGCACTGCCCGTCCTTCGCCGACCGGCTCTACAACGGCACCGGCGAGAACGATGCCTATGGCCTCGTCGACCCATCTCTGGACAGCGAATACGCCGACAAGCTAAGGCTCAAGTGCAAGAGCGTTGATGACCGTACTATGCTGTCGGAGATGGACCCCGGGAGCTTCAAGACCTTCGACACCAGCTACTATCGCCACGTCGCCAAGCGGAGGGGCCTCTTCCGCTCCGATGCCGCGCTCCTCTTCGACAACACCACCAGGGACTACGTCCAGCGCATCGCCACCGGCATGTTCGACGGCGAGTTCTTTAAGGACTTCAGCGCGTCCATGATCAAGATGGGCGACGTCGACGTAGTCACCGGGGCCGAGGGAGAGATCAGGAAGAAGTGCTACGCCCCCAATTAG